Proteins encoded by one window of Chondromyces crocatus:
- a CDS encoding glycoside hydrolase family 5 protein: MNERSLLDGLTTPAWQIGLGLAFLQATLAGCVASSDESAELVDEVALAANPTPVSQHGALQVVGNRIKDQHGSDVQLRGMSLFWSQWGQTGGPGNEFYKASVVNTLADGWNANLVRAALGVEPDGYLVNPTAEENRVRTVVDAAIAKGIYVIIDWHDHAAHQHTQQARDFFGRMARAYRNTPNVIFEIFNEPLNYHAWTDVKAYAETVIGAIRAEGANNLVVVGTPTWSQDVNLAADNPITQYANIAYTLHFYAGTHGSSLRQKATYALNKGVALFVTEWGTCDASGNGGLNLAESQVWIDYMNTNKLSWANWSLNRKQETASALLPHANTTGPWIGSELTTSGAFVKQKLLDGSGNPGGGDDDDEEPTPSPLFQFSVSPNINPWWIQVAVSNPGRVITSVTAKVGNATYPLVLQSWGEWAISPPSAVPAGTQVIFTATDDQGGVGTFSSQPWPG, encoded by the coding sequence ATGAACGAGCGCTCGCTTCTCGACGGGTTGACGACTCCAGCATGGCAAATCGGTCTCGGTCTCGCGTTTCTGCAGGCGACGCTGGCGGGCTGTGTGGCGTCCTCGGACGAGAGCGCCGAGCTCGTCGACGAGGTGGCGCTCGCAGCGAACCCCACGCCGGTCTCGCAGCACGGCGCGCTCCAGGTCGTCGGCAACCGGATCAAGGACCAGCACGGGAGCGACGTCCAGCTTCGCGGCATGAGCCTCTTCTGGAGCCAGTGGGGTCAGACCGGCGGACCAGGCAATGAGTTCTACAAGGCCTCGGTCGTCAATACGCTCGCCGACGGCTGGAACGCGAACCTCGTCCGCGCCGCGCTGGGCGTGGAGCCGGACGGCTACCTCGTGAATCCCACGGCCGAGGAGAACCGGGTGAGGACCGTCGTCGACGCGGCGATCGCCAAGGGGATCTACGTCATCATCGACTGGCACGATCACGCCGCCCACCAGCACACCCAGCAGGCCCGCGATTTCTTCGGCAGGATGGCCCGCGCCTACAGGAACACGCCGAACGTCATCTTCGAGATCTTCAACGAGCCGCTGAACTACCACGCCTGGACCGACGTGAAGGCGTATGCGGAGACCGTGATCGGTGCCATCCGGGCCGAGGGCGCGAACAACCTGGTCGTGGTCGGCACCCCCACCTGGTCCCAGGACGTGAACCTGGCCGCCGACAACCCCATCACCCAGTACGCGAACATCGCCTACACCCTGCACTTCTACGCGGGAACCCACGGGAGCAGCCTCCGACAGAAGGCGACCTACGCCTTGAACAAGGGCGTCGCCCTCTTCGTCACCGAGTGGGGCACGTGCGACGCCTCCGGCAACGGCGGGCTGAACCTCGCCGAGTCGCAGGTGTGGATCGACTACATGAACACCAACAAGCTGAGCTGGGCGAACTGGTCGCTGAACCGCAAGCAGGAGACGGCCTCGGCGCTCCTCCCGCACGCCAACACGACCGGCCCCTGGATCGGCTCCGAGCTCACCACGTCGGGTGCGTTCGTGAAGCAGAAGCTCCTCGATGGGAGCGGGAATCCGGGAGGTGGCGACGATGACGACGAAGAGCCGACCCCCTCGCCCCTGTTCCAGTTCTCGGTCTCGCCGAACATCAACCCCTGGTGGATCCAGGTGGCCGTGTCCAATCCGGGTCGCGTCATCACCAGCGTCACCGCGAAGGTCGGTAACGCGACCTACCCGCTCGTGCTCCAGTCCTGGGGCGAGTGGGCCATCAGCCCGCCGAGCGCCGTACCCGCCGGCACCCAGGTGATCTTCACCGCGACCGACGACCAGGGCGGGGTGGGAACGTTCTCCTCGCAGCCCTGGCCTGGCTGA
- a CDS encoding vWA domain-containing protein — protein sequence MSPGGGARGADLAPGELGLWLGRFVQDPIFLERYPFYAAILARLTPVADPSVKRMAVSLHDRRFYLHVNIESFAREPIYLRGILLHEVHHVALGHLSHPKFAEAEDSELMELALEMSANEFIEEPLPDPIVWRAYAQVGIRAGQSTLERYRLLVDAANCGRLERRDGETVDEHRILRAPSREPGAVEHTRQLLVEAAEEAASRGGEDALSLLVAGRAPGRLLEDLTGALGPREHFLDWRTALRMFVARARAPVHTYARPNRRFPGRVGEVPGRTYAPRAIVKPLLLVAIDTSMSMRVGELDEIARQLEAMRDHARVIVAECDAEITRVYPFRGALEQVAGRGGTDLRPVFEPAFLAAQKVDGVVYFTDGLGPTPELPPPLPVLWILTKPFDFACRWGERAWLERGGSPRSPSAG from the coding sequence GTGAGCCCGGGAGGCGGTGCTCGCGGCGCCGACCTGGCCCCTGGCGAGCTGGGCCTGTGGCTCGGCCGGTTCGTCCAGGACCCGATCTTCCTGGAGCGGTACCCCTTCTACGCCGCGATCCTGGCGCGCCTCACCCCGGTGGCCGATCCCTCGGTGAAGCGCATGGCGGTGTCGCTCCACGACCGCCGCTTCTACCTGCACGTCAACATCGAGTCCTTCGCGCGCGAGCCGATCTACCTGCGCGGGATCCTGCTCCACGAGGTCCACCACGTGGCGCTCGGCCACCTCAGCCACCCCAAGTTCGCCGAGGCGGAAGACTCCGAGCTGATGGAGCTGGCCCTGGAGATGTCCGCGAACGAGTTCATCGAGGAGCCGCTGCCCGATCCCATCGTCTGGCGCGCCTATGCACAGGTCGGCATCCGCGCGGGCCAGAGCACCCTGGAGCGCTACCGCTTGCTCGTGGACGCAGCGAACTGCGGAAGGCTGGAGCGACGGGACGGCGAGACCGTCGACGAGCACCGCATCCTGCGGGCGCCGTCGAGGGAGCCGGGGGCGGTGGAGCACACGCGGCAGCTCCTCGTGGAAGCCGCCGAGGAGGCCGCCTCGCGCGGTGGAGAGGACGCGCTCAGCCTGCTCGTCGCAGGCCGGGCACCAGGTCGTCTCCTCGAGGACCTCACCGGCGCGCTCGGCCCCCGCGAGCACTTCCTCGACTGGCGGACGGCGCTCCGCATGTTCGTCGCCCGCGCGCGCGCCCCCGTGCACACCTACGCGCGCCCGAACCGGAGGTTCCCGGGTCGCGTCGGCGAGGTCCCGGGCCGCACGTACGCGCCCCGCGCCATCGTGAAGCCGTTGCTGCTGGTGGCCATCGACACGTCCATGAGCATGCGCGTGGGCGAGCTCGACGAGATCGCGCGGCAGCTCGAGGCGATGCGCGACCACGCCCGCGTCATCGTCGCCGAGTGCGACGCCGAGATCACCCGCGTCTACCCCTTCCGCGGCGCGCTGGAGCAGGTCGCGGGTCGCGGGGGGACCGATCTCCGCCCTGTGTTCGAACCCGCCTTCCTCGCCGCCCAGAAGGTCGACGGCGTCGTCTATTTCACCGACGGCCTCGGCCCGACGCCGGAGCTGCCCCCACCGCTGCCGGTGCTGTGGATCCTCACCAAGCCCTTCGACTTCGCCTGCCGCTGGGGTGAGCGCGCCTGGCTCGAACGCGGAGGATCTCCGCGTTCCCCCTCCGCTGGCTGA
- a CDS encoding AAA family ATPase, protein MAKPRAQAAAPPPAPPSLSVDARPTAIPIGPRLLAVLEVAYRARRPVLLEGPTGIGKSELVRALAEQLGIGTVVLDLSLLEPPDLVGLPVIRDGRTIYAAPEVLPQSGAGILMLEELNRAERYIQQPALQLLSARRLHQYELPPGWVCFAAINPESADYQVTPLDRALRARFLGVNVRADRATWLAWAEVNGVHPGVVALVRAHERAFDDVPPRTWTYAAQVLSVLRPEEIAAGEVLRDALAGYLPPSWVEVLIASRDAWSSRLSFDIRSLLSTYGPGSPAARELAQARERGETDRFDEVVARLAPLLAGPEVAVLASQGRLSLAAFEALCADLPGDHRERLEEALGSNATATSLIDVRPDELLQNYPGSAAERRILAWRADPLRRYRVGLAVTALRAHLEVQARLTDIRRSNAARIALGQILTQLPEPWALRLVETLKKTGITPIRPQ, encoded by the coding sequence GTGGCCAAACCCAGAGCCCAGGCGGCTGCTCCGCCTCCTGCCCCTCCTTCCCTGAGCGTCGACGCTCGTCCGACGGCGATCCCCATCGGGCCACGGCTCCTCGCGGTGCTCGAGGTCGCCTACCGGGCGCGACGCCCCGTTCTCCTGGAAGGGCCAACGGGCATTGGCAAGAGCGAGCTGGTCCGCGCGCTCGCCGAGCAGCTGGGCATCGGTACCGTCGTCCTCGACCTCAGCCTCCTCGAGCCGCCGGATCTCGTGGGTCTGCCCGTCATCCGTGACGGTCGCACGATCTATGCGGCGCCCGAGGTCCTCCCGCAGAGCGGGGCTGGCATCCTGATGCTGGAGGAGCTGAACCGCGCCGAGCGCTACATCCAGCAGCCAGCCCTCCAGCTGCTGAGCGCGCGGCGCCTCCACCAGTACGAGCTGCCGCCCGGGTGGGTGTGCTTCGCGGCCATCAACCCGGAGTCCGCCGACTACCAGGTCACGCCCCTCGATCGCGCCCTCCGTGCTCGCTTTCTCGGCGTGAACGTGCGTGCCGACCGGGCCACCTGGCTGGCCTGGGCCGAGGTGAACGGCGTGCACCCTGGCGTCGTCGCGCTGGTCCGGGCGCACGAACGCGCCTTCGACGACGTGCCACCGCGAACCTGGACCTACGCCGCCCAGGTCCTCTCCGTCCTGCGCCCCGAGGAGATCGCGGCCGGTGAGGTCCTGCGCGATGCCCTCGCGGGTTACCTGCCACCGAGCTGGGTGGAGGTCCTCATCGCCTCCAGGGATGCCTGGTCGTCGCGCCTCAGCTTCGACATCCGCAGCTTGCTCTCCACGTACGGGCCAGGCTCTCCGGCCGCGCGCGAGCTCGCCCAGGCGCGCGAGCGCGGTGAGACCGACCGCTTCGACGAGGTGGTGGCCCGCCTCGCCCCCTTGCTCGCGGGTCCCGAGGTGGCGGTGCTGGCGTCGCAGGGGCGGCTCTCCCTCGCGGCCTTCGAGGCCCTCTGCGCCGACCTCCCTGGCGATCATCGCGAGCGTCTCGAAGAGGCGCTGGGGAGCAATGCGACGGCGACCTCCCTCATCGACGTGCGCCCCGACGAGCTGCTCCAGAATTACCCTGGCAGCGCGGCCGAGCGGCGCATCCTGGCCTGGCGCGCCGATCCCCTCCGGCGGTACCGCGTCGGCCTCGCCGTGACCGCGCTCCGCGCGCATCTGGAGGTGCAAGCACGTCTGACCGACATTCGACGGAGCAACGCCGCGCGCATCGCCCTCGGTCAGATCCTCACCCAGCTCCCCGAGCCGTGGGCGCTGCGGCTGGTCGAGACGCTGAAGAAGACCGGCATCACCCCCATCAGGCCCCAGTGA
- a CDS encoding formate dehydrogenase accessory protein FdhE, protein MSLSSAARTRITAISATAPELAPWLSIYEVVLAELAEPTWSAVTPESGGEGRRGLAPALAGVRIPVARAPLRRFWGRLCEAAARGASGGEGASGGALRALRDAARLEGTDLFALLEAAIDHEAPRLARSAASLGVSPAALGPVAQLAVMPLLQVCRRALEAAVATKPAPEREPGSASLNAPGTAVLEASAGTARGAHVLPHCPVCGAWPTLVEARGLARTRHLRCGRCGADWETPVLACALCGEQDHEKLVALQPEQGGGARKVDACLGCRGYLKSLTTLAAWPGEVVLLEDLATIDLDLVALDRGYVRPGDPGAAPGVTLVEAPEPRWSLRRFLA, encoded by the coding sequence ATGAGCCTCTCCAGCGCGGCCAGGACCCGCATCACCGCGATCTCGGCGACGGCGCCGGAACTCGCGCCGTGGCTGTCGATCTACGAGGTCGTGCTCGCGGAGCTCGCCGAGCCCACCTGGTCCGCGGTCACCCCGGAGAGCGGGGGGGAGGGACGGCGCGGCTTGGCTCCGGCCCTCGCGGGCGTTCGAATTCCCGTCGCCCGAGCGCCGTTGCGTCGCTTCTGGGGGCGTCTCTGTGAGGCGGCCGCGCGAGGCGCGTCCGGGGGGGAGGGGGCGTCGGGTGGAGCGCTGCGGGCGCTTCGAGACGCGGCTCGTCTGGAAGGTACAGACCTCTTCGCGCTGCTCGAAGCGGCCATCGATCACGAGGCGCCTCGTCTCGCCCGGAGCGCCGCGTCCCTGGGGGTCTCCCCCGCCGCCCTGGGGCCCGTCGCCCAGCTCGCCGTGATGCCCCTCCTTCAGGTCTGTCGGCGCGCGCTGGAGGCTGCCGTCGCGACGAAGCCTGCACCAGAACGCGAGCCCGGAAGCGCCTCCCTGAACGCGCCGGGCACCGCGGTGCTGGAGGCGTCTGCAGGGACCGCCCGAGGGGCGCACGTCCTGCCCCACTGCCCGGTGTGCGGCGCCTGGCCCACGCTCGTCGAAGCCAGGGGTCTCGCGCGCACCCGGCACCTTCGCTGCGGTCGCTGCGGTGCGGACTGGGAAACCCCCGTGCTGGCCTGCGCGCTGTGCGGAGAGCAGGACCACGAGAAGCTGGTGGCCCTGCAACCCGAGCAAGGGGGCGGCGCGCGCAAGGTGGATGCTTGCCTCGGTTGTCGTGGCTACCTGAAGTCGTTGACGACGCTGGCCGCGTGGCCCGGCGAGGTCGTCCTGCTGGAAGATCTGGCCACGATCGACCTCGACCTCGTCGCGCTCGATCGCGGCTATGTTCGACCCGGAGATCCTGGAGCGGCGCCGGGCGTCACGCTGGTGGAGGCACCCGAGCCACGCTGGAGCTTGCGGAGGTTCCTCGCATGA
- the nrfD gene encoding NrfD/PsrC family molybdoenzyme membrane anchor subunit, protein MRDVLFTAPAHWHGLIVVYFFFGGISACSYVLAALLHLFGGEEDRPTSRLGYLVSLPALMVCPPLLIVDLDRPERFWHLFLWSQRPGLMFKWWSPMSIGSWALLAFGAFSCASFLGALAVEGFRPRWVPERLGGLGRGVVGKLLAVGGAGFAFFIAGYTGVLLSVTNRPFWAETPLLGLLFTASAMSASAVLVGFLGTRRGAAYAPTLPWLSRMEHVAAFVELVVLVLFLVWLGPAVAAWRSPYGVLLGVAVVFGLVAPLGLSWARRRRAQRGGAPEAIEGGLSVLGVGFVLVGSLALRAAIVLASEAVGHA, encoded by the coding sequence ATGAGAGACGTCCTCTTCACCGCGCCGGCCCACTGGCACGGGCTGATCGTCGTCTACTTCTTCTTCGGGGGCATCTCGGCGTGCAGCTACGTGCTGGCGGCGTTGCTCCACCTCTTCGGTGGCGAGGAGGATCGGCCGACCTCGCGCCTCGGCTACCTCGTGTCCTTGCCGGCGCTCATGGTCTGCCCGCCGTTGCTCATCGTGGATCTCGATCGGCCGGAGCGCTTCTGGCACCTGTTCTTGTGGTCCCAGCGCCCAGGCTTGATGTTCAAGTGGTGGTCGCCGATGTCGATCGGCTCCTGGGCGCTGCTGGCGTTCGGCGCATTCTCGTGCGCGTCGTTCCTGGGGGCGCTGGCGGTCGAGGGGTTTCGCCCGCGCTGGGTGCCGGAGCGGCTCGGGGGGCTGGGAAGAGGGGTGGTGGGCAAGCTCCTGGCGGTGGGGGGGGCGGGGTTCGCGTTCTTCATCGCTGGCTATACGGGGGTGTTGCTCTCGGTGACGAACCGGCCTTTCTGGGCAGAGACGCCGCTGCTCGGGCTGCTCTTCACGGCGTCGGCGATGTCGGCCTCGGCGGTGCTGGTGGGCTTCCTGGGAACCCGGCGCGGGGCTGCGTACGCGCCGACGTTGCCCTGGCTGTCGCGGATGGAGCATGTCGCGGCGTTCGTCGAGCTGGTGGTGCTCGTGCTCTTCCTGGTGTGGCTCGGGCCTGCGGTGGCGGCGTGGCGGAGCCCGTACGGGGTGCTGCTGGGGGTGGCGGTGGTCTTCGGGCTGGTGGCGCCGCTCGGGCTCTCGTGGGCGAGGCGGCGGCGAGCGCAGCGGGGAGGCGCGCCCGAGGCGATCGAGGGGGGGCTGAGCGTGCTCGGGGTCGGGTTCGTGCTGGTGGGCAGCCTGGCGCTCCGGGCGGCCATCGTGCTCGCCTCGGAGGCGGTGGGGCATGCATGA
- a CDS encoding 4Fe-4S dicluster domain-containing protein — translation MAEPMGFFTDTTVCIGCKACEVACKSWNQISSTNGGQNVLSGDSYDNTRKLDGEHWRHVKFIEQFSEDRTTEARWLMMSDVCKHCVQAGCLEVCPTGAIIRTEFDTVVIQQDACIGCRACLPACPFGVIDINPVTHTAQKCTLCYDRMQVGMTPACAQACPTASIQFGTIGELRERADARVEQLHAQGQREAYIYGDEEMLGGLNSFYLLVDKPEVYGLPAAPKLPSRNLWRSSFAAVVGAAVMGLWGLITLRTRRRGERGEPPLAPGGGKGGVTSAEGSGGGGGKAEAPSGAGEGSTS, via the coding sequence ATGGCAGAGCCGATGGGGTTCTTCACCGACACGACGGTCTGCATCGGCTGCAAGGCGTGCGAGGTCGCCTGCAAGTCGTGGAACCAGATCTCGTCGACGAACGGGGGGCAGAACGTGCTGTCGGGCGACAGCTACGACAACACGCGCAAGCTCGACGGTGAGCACTGGCGGCACGTGAAGTTCATCGAGCAGTTCAGCGAGGACCGCACCACCGAGGCGCGCTGGCTGATGATGAGCGACGTCTGCAAGCACTGCGTGCAGGCAGGGTGCCTGGAGGTGTGCCCCACCGGGGCGATCATCCGGACCGAGTTCGACACGGTGGTGATTCAGCAGGACGCCTGCATCGGCTGCCGAGCGTGCTTGCCGGCGTGCCCGTTCGGGGTGATCGACATCAACCCGGTGACGCACACCGCGCAGAAATGCACGCTCTGCTACGACCGGATGCAGGTGGGCATGACGCCGGCCTGCGCGCAGGCTTGCCCCACGGCGTCGATCCAGTTCGGGACGATCGGGGAGCTGCGCGAGCGGGCCGATGCGCGGGTGGAACAGCTCCACGCGCAGGGGCAGCGCGAGGCGTACATCTACGGCGATGAGGAGATGCTCGGGGGGCTGAACTCGTTCTACCTGCTGGTCGACAAGCCCGAGGTCTACGGGCTCCCCGCTGCGCCGAAGCTCCCGTCGCGGAACCTCTGGAGAAGCTCCTTTGCGGCGGTGGTGGGGGCGGCGGTGATGGGGTTGTGGGGGTTGATCACGTTGCGCACGCGGCGGCGTGGAGAGCGAGGGGAGCCGCCGCTGGCGCCCGGGGGAGGGAAGGGGGGCGTGACGTCCGCGGAGGGGAGCGGCGGTGGTGGAGGGAAGGCCGAGGCGCCGTCGGGGGCAGGGGAGGGGTCGACGTCATGA
- the fdh gene encoding formate dehydrogenase: MTISRRDFFRVSTSTALGGLVGLGIDLAPATARAEALRIKDTKAYPSVCPYCAVGCGTVVHAAGHEIVHVEGDVRSPVNQGNLCPKGAAIFQLHVNPNRTTKVLRRAPYATEWEEWELDRAMDRVAELVQKTRDETFVERSPSGKRLNHTLGIFSLGGATMDNEWNHVQQKLMRGLGVVAIENQARIUHSSSVPGLGIRLGRGAATMYAGSLVHSDCIVIEGSNMAECHPVAFRWVMQAKLAGAKIIHVDPRFTRTSAMADIHAPLRAGSDIAFLGGLIRYVIEHEKYFKEYVVHYTNAATLVREDFQDTEDLEGVFSGLHGYDGDAINGFVGEYDTASWQYASGDTGSHRAGDAASTGQASENPAKRGDLADKGPEKGKRPPRQGPPFDDLVRSMKKPPPLRDETLQDPRCVFQVVRRHFSRYTPEMVERVTGCPKEIFLKVAEAISANSGADRTTAFCYAVGWTQHTYGPQLIGTCAMLQLLLGNIGRPGGGILALRGHATIQGSTDIPTLYHSIHGYMPAPSTLKRHETLTDYIATETLPASTWSNLPRFIVSYLKSMYGDAATLENDFGYAWHPQIAGDHSHLPMTVSMMEGRVRGMFAMGQNPAVGAQNARLQRKALAKLDWLVVKDNFETETAAFWRTSPEVQSGELKPEAIGTEVFLFPSAQVGEMDGSFTNTQRLVQWHAKAADPPGDCRSDLWFTVQLGKRLKQRYAASTLERDRGIQNLVWDFDADHPEPGSRILDEPDARKVLREVNGFHSADGRHLASAAELKDDGSTTCASWIYCGIYPEPGKNLAESRNPDPPEGPQTHLGWAFAWPANRRVLYNRASARPDGTPWSERKKYVWWDGKRWTGYDVPDFPLTKRPDAPARADAIGLDAHAGTDPFILKIDGKGWLFAPTGLVDGPLPTHYEPVESPVQNPLYKQQTSPVLKMWRRDDNLVVSQDPRFPHVLTTYRLTEHHLSGVMSRWLPWLAELQPELFVELSPELASVHGIENLDFVRISTPRGSIRAKALVTRRMRPLQIDGKTVHQVGMPWHWGYQGLVTGDVVNDLSALVGDPNVSIHEGKAFVCNVEKA; this comes from the coding sequence ATGACGATCTCGCGGCGCGACTTCTTCCGGGTTTCCACGAGCACGGCGCTGGGCGGTCTGGTGGGGCTCGGGATCGATCTGGCGCCAGCGACGGCGCGGGCCGAGGCCCTCCGGATCAAGGACACGAAGGCCTACCCGAGCGTCTGCCCTTACTGCGCCGTCGGCTGCGGGACGGTGGTGCACGCGGCGGGGCACGAGATCGTCCACGTCGAGGGAGACGTCCGCAGCCCGGTGAACCAGGGGAACCTGTGTCCGAAGGGCGCCGCGATCTTCCAGCTCCACGTCAACCCGAACCGGACCACCAAGGTGCTGCGCCGCGCCCCCTACGCCACGGAGTGGGAGGAGTGGGAGCTCGACCGGGCCATGGATCGCGTGGCCGAGCTGGTGCAGAAGACCCGTGACGAGACGTTCGTGGAGCGCAGCCCGAGCGGCAAGCGGCTGAACCACACCCTCGGCATCTTCTCGCTCGGGGGAGCGACGATGGACAACGAGTGGAACCACGTGCAGCAGAAGCTGATGCGCGGTCTGGGGGTGGTGGCGATCGAGAACCAGGCGCGCATATGACATAGCTCCAGTGTCCCCGGTCTGGGGATCCGGCTCGGTCGCGGCGCGGCCACCATGTATGCGGGGAGCCTCGTGCATTCCGACTGCATCGTCATCGAGGGCTCGAACATGGCGGAATGCCATCCGGTCGCCTTCCGGTGGGTGATGCAGGCGAAGCTCGCGGGGGCGAAGATCATCCACGTGGATCCGCGCTTCACCCGCACCAGCGCGATGGCGGACATCCACGCGCCGCTGCGCGCAGGTTCGGACATCGCCTTTCTCGGTGGGCTGATCCGGTACGTGATCGAGCACGAGAAGTACTTCAAGGAGTACGTCGTCCACTACACGAACGCGGCGACGCTGGTGCGAGAGGACTTCCAGGACACGGAGGATCTCGAAGGCGTCTTCTCCGGCCTGCACGGCTACGACGGGGACGCGATCAACGGGTTCGTCGGCGAGTACGACACGGCGAGCTGGCAGTACGCGAGCGGGGACACGGGCTCTCACCGCGCAGGGGATGCGGCCTCGACGGGGCAGGCGAGCGAGAACCCGGCGAAGCGTGGGGATCTGGCCGACAAGGGGCCCGAGAAGGGCAAGCGTCCACCACGCCAAGGGCCGCCGTTCGATGACCTGGTGCGGTCGATGAAGAAGCCGCCGCCGCTTCGCGACGAGACGCTCCAGGATCCGCGCTGTGTGTTCCAGGTGGTGCGGCGCCACTTCAGCCGGTACACGCCGGAGATGGTGGAGCGGGTGACGGGCTGCCCGAAGGAGATCTTCCTGAAGGTGGCCGAAGCGATCTCCGCGAACTCCGGCGCGGACCGGACGACGGCGTTCTGCTACGCGGTCGGCTGGACGCAGCACACCTATGGGCCCCAGCTCATCGGCACCTGCGCGATGCTCCAGCTCCTGCTCGGTAACATCGGCCGGCCGGGGGGCGGCATCCTGGCGCTCCGGGGGCATGCGACCATCCAGGGGTCGACGGACATTCCGACGCTCTATCACTCCATTCACGGCTACATGCCGGCGCCGTCGACCCTGAAGCGGCACGAGACGCTGACCGACTACATCGCGACGGAGACGCTGCCAGCGAGCACCTGGTCCAACCTGCCCAGGTTCATCGTGAGCTACCTCAAGTCGATGTACGGCGACGCAGCGACGCTGGAGAACGACTTCGGGTATGCATGGCACCCGCAGATCGCCGGGGACCATTCCCACCTGCCGATGACCGTGTCGATGATGGAGGGGCGGGTGCGGGGCATGTTCGCCATGGGGCAGAACCCCGCCGTCGGGGCGCAGAACGCGCGCCTCCAGCGCAAGGCGCTGGCGAAGCTCGACTGGCTGGTGGTGAAGGACAACTTCGAGACCGAGACCGCGGCCTTCTGGCGCACCTCGCCCGAGGTGCAGAGCGGGGAGCTGAAGCCGGAAGCGATCGGCACCGAGGTGTTCCTGTTCCCATCGGCACAGGTGGGGGAGATGGATGGGAGCTTCACGAACACCCAGCGGCTCGTGCAGTGGCACGCCAAGGCGGCGGATCCACCCGGGGATTGCCGCTCCGATCTGTGGTTCACGGTGCAGCTCGGCAAACGGCTGAAGCAGCGCTACGCCGCGAGCACGCTGGAGCGGGACCGGGGCATCCAGAACCTGGTCTGGGACTTCGACGCGGATCACCCCGAGCCGGGCTCGCGCATCCTGGACGAGCCCGACGCGCGCAAGGTGCTGCGGGAGGTGAACGGCTTCCACTCGGCCGATGGGCGCCACCTGGCCAGTGCGGCGGAGCTGAAGGACGACGGCTCGACGACCTGCGCGTCGTGGATCTACTGCGGGATCTACCCCGAGCCCGGGAAGAACCTCGCGGAGAGCCGCAATCCCGATCCGCCCGAGGGGCCGCAGACGCACCTCGGCTGGGCCTTCGCGTGGCCCGCGAACCGGCGCGTGCTCTACAACCGCGCGTCCGCGCGACCCGACGGCACGCCCTGGAGCGAGCGGAAGAAGTACGTCTGGTGGGACGGGAAGCGGTGGACGGGGTACGACGTGCCCGATTTTCCGCTGACGAAGCGCCCGGATGCCCCCGCGCGGGCCGATGCGATCGGGCTGGACGCCCACGCGGGGACGGACCCGTTCATCCTCAAGATCGACGGCAAGGGCTGGCTCTTCGCGCCGACGGGCCTGGTGGACGGCCCCTTGCCCACCCACTACGAGCCGGTGGAGTCGCCGGTGCAGAACCCGCTGTACAAGCAGCAGACGAGCCCGGTGCTGAAGATGTGGCGGCGCGACGACAACCTCGTGGTCTCGCAGGATCCGCGCTTCCCGCACGTGCTGACCACGTACCGCCTCACGGAGCACCACCTCTCCGGGGTGATGAGCCGGTGGCTGCCGTGGCTCGCGGAACTCCAGCCGGAGCTGTTCGTCGAGCTGAGCCCCGAGCTGGCCAGCGTCCACGGGATCGAGAACCTCGACTTCGTGCGCATCTCCACGCCGCGTGGTTCGATCCGGGCCAAGGCGCTGGTGACCCGGCGGATGCGGCCGCTCCAGATCGACGGCAAGACGGTGCACCAGGTGGGGATGCCGTGGCACTGGGGCTACCAGGGCCTGGTGACGGGGGACGTGGTGAACGACCTGTCGGCCCTGGTCGGGGATCCGAATGTGTCGATCCACGAGGGGAAGGCGTTCGTCTGCAACGTGGAGAAGGCGTGA